From Bradyrhizobium sp. NDS-1, the proteins below share one genomic window:
- a CDS encoding Dps family protein: protein MSKTNNKISPDLDTPTDLSPDGVKKVSEALNVLLADAFALYLKTKNFHWHISGRHFRDYHLLLDEQSDQIFATTDQLAERVRKIGGTTLKSIGQVAKLQTIKDNNEDYVPPREMLRELMQDNKHVAAAMRKAHDVCDEAGDVASASILENFIDETERRTWFLFEATRQEGGNEA from the coding sequence GTGAGCAAAACCAACAATAAGATCTCCCCCGATCTCGATACCCCCACCGATTTGTCGCCCGACGGAGTGAAGAAGGTTTCGGAGGCGCTCAACGTGCTTCTGGCCGACGCCTTCGCGCTATATCTGAAGACCAAGAATTTCCACTGGCACATCAGCGGGCGCCACTTCCGGGACTACCATCTGCTGCTCGACGAGCAGTCGGACCAGATCTTCGCCACCACCGACCAGCTCGCCGAGCGCGTCCGCAAGATCGGCGGCACCACGCTGAAGTCGATCGGCCAGGTCGCAAAGCTCCAAACCATCAAGGACAACAACGAGGACTACGTCCCGCCGCGCGAGATGCTGCGCGAGCTGATGCAGGACAACAAGCATGTCGCCGCCGCGATGCGGAAGGCCCATGATGTCTGCGACGAGGCCGGCGATGTCGCCAGCGCCAGCATCTTGGAAAACTTCATCGACGAGACCGAGCGCCGCACCTGGTTCCTGTTCGAAGCCACCCGCCAGGAGGGCGGCAACGAGGCGTAA
- a CDS encoding epoxide hydrolase family protein produces the protein MIAIKPFRIAISDDILSDLKSRLARTRWPEAELVDDWSQGAPLKWIREICTYWADGYDWRAREAKLNRFEQFTTEIDGLDIHFIHARSKEPSALPLIITHGWPGSIVEFQKVIAPLVDPAAHGGNPADAFHVVCPSLPGFGFSAKPKTTGWGVDRIAAAWAKLMERLGYISYGAQGGDWGSAVTTSLGAQDAARCAGIHITLAFNAAPKVEGEPTAEEKRALAGLKHYADLDSGYSKQQSTRPQTLGYGLTDSPSGQAAWILEKFWAWTDCDGHPENIFSRDELLDNVMLYWATETAASSARLYWESFGKRRTTPVVKVPTGVAAFPKEIITPVRRWMEPNFHNITHWSEMEKGGHFAAFEQPELFVRDVRKFFATVR, from the coding sequence ATGATCGCGATCAAACCGTTCCGCATCGCCATCAGCGACGACATCCTCTCGGACCTCAAGTCGCGCCTCGCCCGCACCCGCTGGCCGGAAGCCGAGCTCGTCGATGATTGGAGCCAGGGCGCGCCGCTGAAATGGATCCGGGAGATCTGCACCTATTGGGCTGATGGCTACGATTGGCGGGCGCGCGAAGCCAAGCTCAATCGCTTCGAGCAGTTCACCACCGAGATCGACGGGCTCGACATCCACTTCATTCACGCCCGCTCGAAAGAGCCCTCGGCACTGCCGCTGATCATCACCCATGGCTGGCCCGGCTCGATCGTCGAATTCCAGAAGGTGATCGCGCCGCTGGTCGATCCCGCCGCGCATGGCGGCAATCCCGCGGATGCGTTTCACGTCGTCTGTCCCTCGCTGCCGGGCTTCGGTTTCTCCGCCAAGCCGAAGACTACCGGCTGGGGCGTCGATCGCATCGCCGCGGCCTGGGCCAAGCTCATGGAGCGGCTCGGCTATATCAGCTACGGCGCGCAAGGCGGCGACTGGGGCTCTGCGGTGACGACCTCGCTCGGCGCGCAGGATGCGGCGCGCTGCGCCGGCATCCACATCACGCTCGCCTTCAATGCCGCACCAAAGGTCGAGGGCGAGCCGACGGCCGAAGAGAAGCGCGCGCTTGCCGGCCTCAAGCACTATGCCGATCTCGACTCCGGCTACTCCAAGCAGCAGTCGACGCGACCGCAGACGCTCGGCTATGGCCTGACGGATTCGCCGAGCGGGCAGGCGGCCTGGATCCTGGAAAAATTCTGGGCCTGGACCGATTGCGACGGTCATCCCGAAAACATCTTCAGCCGGGACGAGCTGCTCGACAACGTCATGCTCTATTGGGCGACGGAGACGGCGGCCTCCTCGGCGCGGCTCTACTGGGAGAGTTTTGGCAAGCGCCGCACCACGCCGGTCGTCAAGGTGCCGACGGGCGTCGCTGCCTTCCCCAAGGAGATCATCACGCCGGTGCGGCGCTGGATGGAGCCGAACTTCCACAACATCACGCATTGGAGCGAGATGGAGAAGGGCGGCCATTTCGCCGCGTTCGAGCAGCCGGAGCTGTTCGTGCGCGATGTCCGGAAATTCTTTGCGACGGTGAGGTAG
- a CDS encoding acyl-CoA synthetase — MLTEAKSYDELARNFRWDIPARFNMAEACCDRHADGTGRLALIYVDENGATSRTSFDDVAGMSRRFANVLKAGGLSRGDRVAVFLSQSLELPIAHMAAFRSGMISIPLFALFGEDALEFRLSNSEAKAIVTDEGGWEKLAKIRDRLPDLKTVYVVGERAPAGTTSFWDAVKAASPDFARVDTSADDPALIIYTSGTTGNPKGALHAHRVVLGHLPNVEMCHNFLPRPGDLMWTPADWAWIGGLVNGLLAFWYHGIPLVGHRARKFEPQAAMQMMADLGIRNVFLPPTALKLMRQAGVKHPDVKLRSIFTGGESLGGELLGWVRETFGIDAHEVFGQTECNLVIGSNSNLFPIRPGSMGKATPGFDVRIVNDKGEELPRGQRGIIGVRQPCPVTMLEYWRNPEATAKKYAGEFLLTGDLGVQDEDGYFWYVSREDDVITTAGYRVGPSEIEHTLMKHPSVAMAAVVGIPDPIRTESIKAWIVLRPGFTGTDALAREIQEFVKVQLAAHEYPRFVEFAETLPMTATGKVLRRELRAKG; from the coding sequence ATGCTCACCGAAGCCAAGTCTTACGACGAACTCGCGCGCAACTTCCGCTGGGACATTCCCGCGCGCTTCAACATGGCGGAAGCGTGCTGCGATCGCCATGCCGACGGCACCGGCCGGCTCGCGCTGATCTATGTCGACGAGAACGGCGCGACCAGCCGCACCTCCTTCGACGACGTCGCCGGGATGTCGCGCCGCTTCGCCAATGTACTGAAGGCGGGCGGGCTTTCGCGCGGCGACCGTGTCGCGGTGTTTCTGTCGCAGTCGTTGGAACTGCCGATCGCGCATATGGCGGCGTTCCGCTCCGGGATGATCTCGATCCCGCTGTTCGCGCTCTTCGGCGAGGACGCGCTGGAATTCCGCCTGTCGAACTCCGAGGCCAAGGCCATCGTCACCGACGAAGGCGGCTGGGAGAAGCTCGCGAAGATCCGCGACCGCCTGCCTGATCTGAAGACCGTCTATGTCGTCGGCGAGCGGGCGCCGGCAGGCACGACGTCGTTCTGGGATGCGGTGAAGGCCGCTTCGCCCGACTTCGCGCGGGTCGACACCTCCGCGGACGATCCGGCGCTCATCATCTACACCTCGGGCACCACAGGCAACCCGAAGGGCGCGCTGCACGCGCACCGCGTCGTGCTCGGCCATCTGCCGAACGTGGAGATGTGTCACAACTTCCTGCCGCGCCCCGGCGATCTCATGTGGACGCCGGCGGATTGGGCGTGGATCGGCGGCCTCGTCAACGGCCTGCTCGCGTTCTGGTATCACGGCATCCCGCTGGTCGGTCACCGCGCGCGCAAATTCGAGCCGCAGGCGGCGATGCAGATGATGGCCGATCTCGGAATCCGCAACGTCTTCCTGCCGCCGACGGCGCTGAAGCTGATGCGGCAGGCCGGCGTGAAGCATCCGGACGTCAAGCTCCGCAGCATCTTCACCGGCGGCGAATCTCTCGGCGGCGAATTGCTGGGCTGGGTGCGCGAGACCTTCGGCATCGACGCGCACGAGGTGTTCGGCCAGACCGAGTGCAATCTCGTGATCGGCAGCAACTCCAACCTGTTTCCGATCCGCCCGGGTTCGATGGGCAAGGCGACGCCGGGCTTCGACGTTCGCATCGTCAACGACAAGGGCGAAGAATTGCCGCGCGGTCAGCGCGGCATCATCGGCGTGCGCCAGCCATGCCCCGTCACCATGCTCGAATATTGGCGCAATCCTGAGGCGACGGCGAAGAAATATGCCGGCGAGTTCCTGCTCACTGGCGATCTCGGCGTGCAGGACGAGGACGGCTATTTCTGGTACGTCAGCCGCGAGGACGACGTCATCACCACCGCCGGTTATCGCGTCGGCCCGTCCGAGATCGAGCATACGCTGATGAAGCATCCCTCGGTGGCCATGGCCGCGGTGGTCGGCATCCCCGATCCGATCCGTACCGAATCGATCAAGGCCTGGATCGTGCTGCGCCCCGGCTTCACCGGCACCGACGCGCTCGCGCGCGAGATCCAGGAGTTCGTCAAGGTGCAGCTCGCCGCGCACGAGTATCCACGCTTTGTGGAGTTCGCCGAGACGCTGCCGATGACGGCGACCGGGAAGGTGCTGCGGCGCGAGCTGCGGGCGAAGGGTTAA
- a CDS encoding MarR family transcriptional regulator has product MAKTPQAAGLHRASLTKLHELDAALELMYYGWRGMTLEADAYLAKQGLSRPHHRILYVVARRPDIAIGSLLEVLGISKQALSRPLNLLLERKLLTSKRSPEQHRSKLLRLTEAGRRIEQRASDHERKVLREAFDRAGASGAAAWMAVMGAIADHN; this is encoded by the coding sequence ATGGCAAAGACGCCTCAAGCCGCGGGGCTTCACCGCGCCTCGCTGACGAAGCTGCATGAGCTCGATGCGGCGCTCGAGCTCATGTATTACGGCTGGCGCGGCATGACGCTGGAGGCCGACGCATATCTTGCGAAGCAGGGCCTGTCGCGTCCGCACCACCGCATCCTCTACGTGGTGGCGAGGCGGCCCGATATCGCGATCGGCTCGCTGCTCGAGGTTCTCGGCATTTCCAAGCAGGCACTTAGCCGGCCGCTCAACCTGCTGCTGGAACGCAAGCTGCTGACGTCGAAGCGCTCGCCCGAGCAGCATCGCTCCAAGCTGCTGCGCTTGACGGAGGCCGGGCGTCGCATCGAGCAGCGGGCCTCGGATCACGAGCGCAAGGTCCTGCGCGAGGCGTTTGATCGCGCCGGCGCGTCGGGGGCGGCGGCATGGATGGCGGTCATGGGGGCGATCGCCGACCACAATTGA
- the carB gene encoding carbamoyl-phosphate synthase large subunit, with amino-acid sequence MPKRTDITTILIIGAGPIVIGQACEFDYSGTQAVKTLKEEGYRIVLVNSNPATIMTDPELADATYIEPITPEIVAKIIEKERHVIPGGFALLPTMGGQTALNCALSLRRQGTLEKFDVEMIGATADAIDKAEDRQLFREAMTKIGLETPKSRLANASELKKSFRDKHQAERAKLSGAALDEHDRQWTLGESERRKRYQEYAFGQAMMALSEIGLPAIIRPSFTMGGTGGGIAYNKEEFLDIIERGLDASPTNEVLIEESVLGWKEYEMEVVRDKKDNCIIVCSIENLDPMGVHTGDSITVAPALTLTDKEYQIMRDASLAVLREIGVETGGSNVQFGVNPEDGRMVVIEMNPRVSRSSALASKATGFPIAKVAAKLAVGYTLDEIANDITGGATPASFEPTIDYVVTKVPRFAFEKFPGASTTLTTSMKSVGEVMAIGRTFQESLQKALRGLETGLTGLDEIEIEGLGRDDDKNAIRAALGTPTPNRLLQVAQAMRLGWSNEDIFNSCKIDPWFLGEMRGIVDMEEKVRRNGLPGNAFGMHTLKAMGFSDARLAVLAETTEAEVTAKRHALGVRPVYKRIDTCAAEFASPTAYMYSTYEAPFAGAPADESTPSDKKKVIILGGGPNRIGQGIEFDYCCCHACFALHDAGYESIMVNCNPETVSTDYDTADRLYFEPLTAEDVLEIIAKERSKGTLHGVIVQFGGQTPLKLARALEAAEVPILGTSPDAIDLAEDRDRFKRVLDKLRLKQPKNGIAYSVEQARLVATDLGLPLVVRPSYVLGGRAMQIIREENQLSDYLLGTLPELVPADVKARYPNDKTGQINTVLGKNPLLFDRYLSDATEIDVDCLCDGKDTFIVGIMEHIEEAGIHSGDSACSLPPHSLEPEMIEELERQTRELALGLDVVGLMNVQYAIKDGEIYVLEVNPRASRTVPFVAKVVGTPVAKIAARVMAGEKLADFKLKKAQLKHVGVKESVFPFARFPGVDTVLGPEMRSTGEVMGIDRSFAVAFAKSQLGGGTRVPRKGTVFVSVRESDKTRIAEAVRELHSLGFKVLATSGTQRFLTDQGIPTEKVNKVLEGRPHIVDAITNGDVQLVFNTTEGPQALADSRSLRRAALLHKVPYYTTLSGAVAAAQGIRAYLGGDLEVRTLQSYFSET; translated from the coding sequence ATGCCCAAACGTACAGACATCACCACCATCCTGATCATCGGCGCCGGTCCCATCGTGATCGGACAGGCCTGCGAGTTCGACTATTCGGGCACCCAGGCGGTGAAGACGCTGAAGGAAGAGGGCTATCGCATCGTCCTCGTCAATTCCAACCCGGCCACGATCATGACCGACCCGGAATTGGCCGATGCGACCTATATCGAGCCGATCACGCCCGAGATCGTCGCCAAGATCATCGAGAAGGAACGTCACGTCATTCCCGGCGGCTTCGCGCTGCTGCCGACCATGGGCGGACAGACCGCGCTGAACTGCGCGCTGTCGCTGCGCCGGCAGGGCACGCTGGAGAAGTTCGACGTCGAGATGATCGGCGCCACCGCTGACGCCATCGACAAGGCGGAGGACCGCCAGCTCTTCCGCGAGGCCATGACCAAGATCGGGCTCGAGACGCCGAAGTCGCGGCTCGCCAACGCGTCCGAGCTGAAGAAGTCGTTCCGCGACAAGCACCAGGCCGAACGTGCGAAGCTGTCGGGCGCAGCTCTCGATGAGCACGACCGGCAGTGGACGCTGGGCGAGAGCGAGCGTCGCAAGCGCTACCAGGAATACGCGTTCGGCCAGGCCATGATGGCGCTGTCCGAGATCGGCCTGCCCGCGATCATCCGCCCCTCCTTCACGATGGGCGGCACCGGCGGCGGCATCGCCTACAACAAGGAAGAGTTCCTCGACATCATCGAGCGCGGCCTCGATGCGTCTCCGACCAACGAAGTGCTGATCGAAGAATCCGTGCTCGGCTGGAAAGAGTACGAGATGGAGGTGGTGCGCGACAAGAAGGACAATTGCATCATCGTCTGCTCGATCGAGAACCTCGATCCGATGGGCGTGCACACCGGCGATTCCATCACGGTGGCGCCGGCGCTGACGCTGACCGACAAAGAATACCAGATCATGCGCGACGCCTCGCTGGCGGTGCTGCGCGAGATCGGGGTGGAGACCGGCGGCTCCAACGTGCAGTTCGGCGTCAATCCCGAGGACGGCCGCATGGTCGTGATCGAGATGAATCCGCGCGTGTCGCGCTCCTCCGCGCTGGCGTCGAAGGCCACCGGCTTTCCGATCGCCAAGGTCGCCGCCAAGCTCGCGGTCGGCTACACCCTGGACGAGATCGCCAACGACATCACCGGCGGCGCCACGCCGGCCTCTTTCGAGCCGACCATCGACTACGTCGTCACCAAGGTGCCGCGCTTCGCCTTCGAGAAATTCCCGGGCGCCTCGACCACGTTGACGACCTCGATGAAATCGGTCGGCGAAGTCATGGCGATCGGCCGCACCTTCCAGGAGAGCCTGCAGAAGGCGCTGCGCGGACTCGAGACCGGATTGACCGGCCTCGACGAGATCGAGATCGAGGGGCTCGGTCGCGACGACGACAAGAACGCGATCCGTGCCGCACTCGGCACGCCGACGCCGAACCGGCTGCTCCAGGTCGCCCAGGCCATGCGGCTCGGCTGGTCGAACGAGGACATCTTCAACTCCTGCAAGATCGATCCGTGGTTCCTGGGCGAGATGCGCGGCATCGTCGACATGGAGGAGAAGGTCCGCAGGAACGGCCTGCCCGGCAACGCCTTCGGCATGCACACCCTCAAGGCCATGGGCTTCTCCGACGCCCGGCTCGCGGTGCTCGCCGAGACGACGGAGGCCGAGGTGACCGCAAAGCGCCACGCACTCGGCGTTCGCCCGGTGTACAAGCGCATCGACACCTGCGCGGCCGAGTTCGCCTCGCCCACCGCCTATATGTATTCGACCTACGAGGCGCCGTTTGCGGGCGCGCCGGCGGACGAGAGCACGCCGTCCGACAAGAAGAAGGTCATCATTCTCGGCGGCGGTCCCAACCGCATCGGCCAGGGCATCGAGTTTGACTATTGCTGCTGCCACGCCTGTTTCGCGCTGCACGATGCCGGCTACGAATCCATCATGGTCAACTGCAATCCGGAGACGGTGTCGACCGACTACGACACCGCCGACCGGCTCTATTTCGAGCCGCTCACCGCCGAGGACGTGCTGGAGATCATCGCCAAGGAACGCAGCAAGGGCACGCTGCACGGCGTGATCGTGCAGTTCGGCGGCCAGACACCGCTGAAGCTGGCACGCGCGCTGGAGGCTGCCGAGGTGCCGATCCTCGGCACCTCGCCTGATGCCATCGACCTTGCCGAGGACCGCGACCGTTTCAAGCGCGTGCTCGACAAGCTGCGGCTGAAGCAGCCGAAGAACGGCATTGCCTATTCGGTCGAGCAGGCGCGCCTGGTCGCAACCGATCTCGGCCTGCCGCTGGTGGTGCGTCCCTCCTACGTGCTCGGCGGCCGCGCGATGCAGATCATCCGCGAGGAGAACCAGCTCAGCGACTATCTGCTCGGCACGCTGCCGGAGCTGGTGCCGGCGGACGTGAAGGCGCGCTATCCGAACGACAAGACCGGGCAGATCAACACCGTGCTCGGCAAGAACCCGCTGCTGTTCGACCGTTATCTGTCCGATGCCACCGAGATCGACGTGGATTGCCTCTGCGACGGCAAGGACACCTTCATCGTCGGCATCATGGAGCACATCGAGGAAGCCGGCATCCATTCCGGCGACAGCGCCTGCTCGCTTCCGCCCCACTCGCTCGAACCTGAGATGATCGAGGAGCTGGAGCGGCAGACCCGCGAGCTCGCGCTCGGCCTCGACGTGGTCGGCCTGATGAACGTGCAGTACGCCATCAAGGATGGCGAGATCTACGTGCTGGAGGTCAATCCGCGCGCCTCGCGCACCGTGCCCTTCGTTGCCAAGGTGGTCGGCACGCCGGTCGCGAAAATCGCCGCGCGCGTCATGGCCGGCGAGAAGCTCGCCGATTTCAAGCTGAAGAAGGCGCAGCTCAAGCACGTCGGCGTCAAGGAATCGGTCTTCCCGTTCGCGCGCTTCCCAGGCGTCGACACGGTGCTCGGCCCCGAGATGCGCTCGACCGGCGAGGTCATGGGCATCGACCGGTCGTTCGCGGTGGCGTTCGCCAAGAGCCAGCTCGGCGGCGGCACGCGAGTACCGCGCAAGGGCACGGTGTTCGTCTCGGTGCGCGAGAGCGACAAGACGCGTATTGCCGAGGCGGTTCGCGAATTGCATTCACTCGGCTTCAAGGTGCTGGCGACCTCGGGCACCCAGCGCTTCCTGACCGATCAGGGCATCCCGACCGAGAAGGTGAACAAGGTGCTGGAGGGCCGTCCGCACATCGTCGATGCCATCACCAACGGCGACGTTCAGCTCGTCTTCAACACCACCGAAGGCCCGCAGGCGCTGGCCGACAGCCGATCGCTGCGGCGCGCGGCCCTCTTGCATAAAGTGCCGTATTACACCACTCTTTCCGGGGCCGTGGCGGCCGCGCAGGGCATCCGCGCCTATCTTGGCGGGGACCTTGAGGTTCGTACCCTGCAGAGCTACTTTTCGGAAACCTGA
- a CDS encoding alpha/beta fold hydrolase: MDQTTPLLLVPGLASSARIYVPVIPALWRLGPVMIANHIRDDSMAAMAARVLAEAPPRFALAGHSMGGYIALEIMRQAPERVLKLALINTQARPDTPEATARRRGLMERARRGELRAVREESFPELVHPSRRDDADILELVHAQDEDVGVEGYLRQQTAIIARVDSRPTLPAIRCPTLVLTGDADNTIPNAFSREMADAIAGARLVVLQRCGHLPQAEQPEATARALTEWLGTEVVSGARTA, translated from the coding sequence ATGGACCAGACCACCCCACTTCTGCTGGTTCCGGGGCTGGCCTCATCGGCCCGGATCTATGTCCCGGTGATCCCGGCGCTGTGGCGGCTCGGCCCGGTGATGATTGCCAACCATATCCGCGACGACAGCATGGCGGCGATGGCCGCCCGGGTGTTGGCCGAGGCGCCGCCGCGCTTCGCGCTCGCCGGCCATTCCATGGGCGGCTACATCGCACTCGAGATCATGCGTCAGGCACCCGAGCGCGTTTTGAAGCTTGCGCTGATCAACACCCAGGCGCGGCCCGATACGCCGGAGGCGACCGCGCGCCGCCGCGGCCTCATGGAGCGCGCGAGGCGCGGCGAGCTCCGCGCCGTCCGCGAGGAGAGTTTTCCGGAGCTCGTGCATCCGTCGCGGCGCGACGATGCCGATATTCTCGAGCTCGTGCATGCACAGGATGAGGATGTCGGCGTCGAGGGTTATCTGCGGCAGCAGACCGCGATCATCGCACGGGTGGATTCGCGACCGACGCTGCCGGCCATCAGGTGCCCGACATTGGTGCTGACGGGCGATGCCGACAACACCATCCCGAATGCGTTCTCGAGGGAGATGGCGGACGCCATCGCCGGCGCAAGGCTGGTGGTGCTCCAGCGCTGCGGGCACCTGCCGCAAGCCGAGCAACCGGAAGCGACAGCACGAGCGCTGACCGAATGGCTTGGAACCGAGGTTGTCTCAGGGGCGCGAACGGCCTAG
- the carA gene encoding glutamine-hydrolyzing carbamoyl-phosphate synthase small subunit yields the protein MTQHDNDPAWPDHKPTALLVLADGTVLEGFGLGAEGHAVGEVCFNTAMTGYEEILTDPSYAGQLITFTFPHIGNVGTNDDDIETVNMAATPGARGVILRTAITDPSNYRATKHLDQWLKARGIIGLSGIDTRALTALIRSKGMPNAVIAHSRTGEFDLHGLKEEAREWPGLEGMDLVPMVTSGQRFTWDETPWLWDKGFGRQDKPEFNVVAIDYGIKRNILRLLAGVGCKVTVVPATTSSEDILAMKPDGVFLSNGPGDPAATGKYAVPVIQDVIKSGTPTFGICLGHQMLGLAVGAKTKKMHQGHHGANHPVKDETTGKVEITSMNHGFAVDETTLPKGATQTHISLFDGSNCGIQLDGKPVFSVQYHPEASPGPRDSHYLFQRFADLMRQKKSA from the coding sequence ATGACACAACATGACAACGATCCCGCCTGGCCGGACCATAAACCGACCGCGCTCCTCGTGCTCGCCGATGGCACGGTGCTCGAAGGCTTCGGTCTCGGCGCCGAAGGCCACGCCGTCGGTGAAGTCTGCTTCAACACCGCGATGACCGGCTATGAGGAGATCCTCACCGATCCCTCCTATGCCGGCCAGCTCATCACATTCACCTTCCCGCATATCGGCAATGTCGGCACCAACGATGACGACATCGAGACGGTGAACATGGCCGCGACGCCGGGGGCGCGCGGCGTGATCCTGCGCACCGCGATCACCGATCCCTCGAACTACCGTGCCACCAAGCATCTCGACCAGTGGCTGAAGGCGCGCGGCATCATCGGCCTCTCCGGCATCGACACCCGTGCCCTGACCGCGCTGATCCGCAGCAAGGGCATGCCCAATGCCGTGATCGCGCATTCCAGGACCGGCGAGTTCGACCTGCACGGCCTGAAGGAAGAAGCACGCGAATGGCCGGGCCTCGAGGGCATGGACCTCGTGCCGATGGTCACTTCGGGCCAGCGTTTCACCTGGGACGAGACGCCCTGGCTGTGGGACAAGGGCTTCGGTAGGCAGGACAAGCCGGAATTCAACGTCGTTGCCATCGACTACGGCATCAAGCGCAACATCCTGCGCCTGCTCGCCGGCGTCGGCTGCAAGGTGACGGTGGTGCCGGCGACGACCTCGTCCGAAGACATTCTGGCGATGAAGCCGGACGGCGTGTTCCTGTCCAACGGTCCGGGCGATCCGGCCGCAACAGGCAAATATGCCGTGCCTGTGATCCAGGACGTGATCAAGTCGGGCACGCCGACCTTCGGCATCTGTCTCGGTCACCAGATGCTGGGCCTTGCCGTCGGCGCCAAGACGAAGAAGATGCATCAGGGCCATCACGGTGCAAACCACCCCGTGAAGGACGAGACCACCGGCAAGGTCGAGATCACCTCGATGAACCACGGCTTTGCCGTGGACGAGACCACGCTGCCGAAGGGCGCGACGCAGACTCACATCTCGCTGTTCGACGGATCCAATTGCGGCATCCAGCTCGACGGCAAGCCGGTGTTCTCGGTGCAGTACCATCCCGAAGCCTCACCAGGTCCGCGCGACTCGCACTATCTGTTCCAGCGCTTTGCGGACCTGATGCGGCAGAAGAAGAGCGCGTAG
- a CDS encoding GatB/YqeY domain-containing protein — MLRDDINNAVKEAMKAKDERKLSTLRMVNSTIKNADIDARGQGKPPLSDADLLGVFQKMIKQRQESVELYEKGGRAELAAQEREEIAVISAYLPKQMADDEVKKAIADAIAETGASGMKDMGKVIAVLRAKYAGQMDFGKASGLVKAALSG, encoded by the coding sequence ATGCTGCGCGACGACATCAACAATGCGGTCAAGGAGGCCATGAAGGCCAAGGACGAGCGCAAGCTGTCCACGCTGCGCATGGTCAACTCGACCATCAAGAATGCCGACATCGACGCCCGCGGGCAGGGCAAGCCGCCGCTGTCGGACGCCGACCTGCTCGGCGTCTTTCAAAAGATGATCAAGCAGCGCCAGGAGTCCGTGGAGCTCTACGAAAAAGGCGGCCGCGCCGAACTCGCGGCCCAGGAGCGCGAGGAGATCGCGGTGATCTCGGCGTACCTGCCGAAGCAGATGGCCGACGACGAGGTGAAGAAGGCGATCGCGGATGCGATCGCCGAAACGGGCGCGAGCGGCATGAAGGACATGGGCAAGGTGATTGCCGTGCTGCGCGCGAAATACGCAGGCCAGATGGATTTTGGGAAGGCCAGCGGCTTGGTGAAGGCGGCGTTGTCGGGCTAG
- a CDS encoding class I SAM-dependent methyltransferase, whose amino-acid sequence MDDWIDYYDSTHTIYVSKLHRDLHFQIIARDIIGYISSPDATVLDYACGEALSANQVAARCGKLILAEPAPGVRGRLIARFAPNTRIRVRSLDDVRNMQDQSIDLVVMNSVAQYMAPDELDAALLNVHRILKPSGKLVLGDILQPNVGMFRDVMALLGFGLRHGFLKDALIGLISTALSDYRQLRTRIGLQRYSEDEITAKLRAAGFAVQRAHTNIGHNRWRMTFIARPPLVR is encoded by the coding sequence ATGGACGATTGGATCGATTATTACGACTCCACGCATACGATCTATGTCAGCAAGCTGCATCGCGACTTGCACTTCCAGATCATCGCGCGGGACATCATCGGCTACATCTCCTCGCCGGACGCGACCGTGCTGGATTATGCGTGCGGCGAAGCCCTGTCGGCGAACCAGGTGGCCGCTCGCTGCGGCAAGCTGATCCTCGCCGAGCCGGCGCCCGGCGTCCGCGGCCGGCTGATCGCGCGGTTTGCCCCGAACACCAGGATCCGCGTCCGCTCGCTCGACGACGTCCGCAACATGCAGGACCAGTCGATCGACCTCGTGGTGATGAACTCGGTCGCGCAATACATGGCGCCGGACGAGCTCGATGCCGCGCTCCTCAATGTCCACCGCATCCTGAAGCCCTCCGGAAAGCTGGTGCTGGGGGACATTCTCCAGCCCAATGTCGGCATGTTCAGGGACGTCATGGCGCTGCTCGGCTTCGGCCTGCGCCACGGCTTCCTGAAGGACGCGCTGATCGGGCTGATCAGCACCGCGCTGTCGGATTACCGTCAGCTGCGCACACGGATCGGGCTGCAACGCTACAGCGAGGACGAGATCACCGCCAAGCTGAGGGCGGCCGGGTTCGCGGTCCAGCGCGCCCACACCAATATCGGCCACAATCGCTGGCGCATGACCTTCATCGCGCGGCCGCCGCTGGTTCGTTAA
- a CDS encoding nuclear transport factor 2 family protein encodes MSAQKMNRAAAERFVAAWCASWCKVDIDAVVAHFAENAQMRSPLALTLTGSPVITGIDNIRDYWRKAYGHIESADLRILSWSWDDAIARLTVWWQLGDTRASEFMDFDDVGRVVRSEAFYGK; translated from the coding sequence ATGAGCGCACAGAAGATGAACCGCGCAGCCGCCGAACGTTTCGTCGCGGCGTGGTGCGCGAGCTGGTGCAAGGTCGATATCGACGCCGTCGTGGCGCATTTTGCCGAGAATGCGCAAATGCGGAGCCCCTTGGCGCTGACGCTGACCGGTTCTCCCGTCATCACCGGCATCGATAATATCCGCGACTATTGGCGCAAAGCCTATGGCCACATCGAAAGTGCCGACCTCAGAATTCTGAGCTGGAGCTGGGACGATGCGATCGCGCGGCTGACGGTGTGGTGGCAGCTCGGTGACACCCGGGCCAGCGAGTTCATGGATTTCGACGATGTCGGCCGCGTCGTCCGCAGCGAAGCCTTCTACGGAAAATGA